A DNA window from Zingiber officinale cultivar Zhangliang chromosome 3A, Zo_v1.1, whole genome shotgun sequence contains the following coding sequences:
- the LOC122050979 gene encoding beclin-1-like protein yields MKNVIGGGDKSGSFPMDPNLPRWVCQNCRHPLCIVGVESYADKFFNDASRSGMQASSVQGSLMVSSPMDHSFVVLPKQKFQSHGVPSRLRTGTSHADNNQSSKEIEDSYVVLPPSAASMYKSETTPEGGGAQMSAQDGNHSSGLQVNSSGFHSNIVLKRAFDIATSQTQVEQPLCLECMRMLSDKLEKEVEDVNRDIKAYEACLQRSEIESFDVLSEADFMKEKEKIEEEEKRLQAAIEEAERQCLEVKAELKELETKSEHFKELEERYWHEFNTFQFQLISHQEERDALLAKIEVSQAHLELLKRTNVLNDAFSISHDGEFGTINNFRLGRLPKIPVEWDEINAAWGQACLLLHTMAQHCRPKFLYRIKILPMGSYPCIMDNHNNTYELFGPVNVFWSTRYDKAMTLFLTCLKDFAEFANQKDLEKNIPPEKCFRLPYRIENDKVESYTITQSFNKHENWTKALKYTLCNLKWVQYWFIGNSGFQPSLSAVSSSQSVPAARSSHPKQSGNRKS; encoded by the exons ATGAAGAATGTGATTGGAGGGGGTGACAAGAGTGGGAGCTTCCCAATGGATCCAAACCTTCCTAGATGGGTCTGCCAGAATTGTCGCCATCCACTTTGCATCGTAGGGGTCGAGTCCTATGCGGACAAATTCTTCAATGATGCATCACGCTCTG GCATGCAGGCGTCATCAGTTCAAGGCAGTCTTATGGTTTCTAGCCCTATGGATCATTCTTTTGTTGTGCTACCTAAACAGAAATTTCAAAGTCACGGTGTTCCTTCTCGCTTGCGTACTGGAACTTCTCACGCTGACAATAACCAATCTTCAAAGGAGATTGAAGATTCATATGTTGTATTACCACCTTCAGCTGCTTCAATGTATAAAAGTGAGACAACTCCTGAAGGAGGTGGAGCCCAAATGTCAGCTCAAGATGGAAACCATAGCAGTGGTTTGCAGGTTAATAGCTCAGGGTTCCACTCTAACATAGTCTTGAAAAGGGCATTTGATATTGCCACTTCCCAAACTCAG GTGGAACAACCACTTTGCTTGGAGTGTATGCGTATGTTGTCGGATAAACTTGAGAAAGAGGTTGAAGATGTGAATAGAGACATTAAAGCCTATGAAGCATGTCTTCAAAGGTCTGAGATTGAGTCATTTGATGTTCTCAGTGAGGCTGATTTTATGAAGGAGAAAGAGAAG attgaggaagaagaaaaaaggcTCCAAGCAGCGATTGAAGAAGCTGAGAGGCAGTGTTTGGAGGTCAAAGCTGAGTTGAAGGAGCTAGAAACAAAATCAGAACATTTTAAGGAGTTAGAGGAGAG ATACTGGCATGAGTTCAACACTTTCCAGTTCCAGCTCATATCTCATCAG GAAGAGAGAGATGCTCTATTGGCCAAGATAGAGGTTTCCCAAGCTCACTTGGAATTGCTGAAAAGAACCAATGTGCTAAATGATGCGTTCTCTATTTCACATGATGGGGAATTTGGAACAATTAACAACTTTCGACTTGGTCGGCTTCCTAAGATACCG GTTGAATGGGATGAAATAAATGCGGCTTGGGGTCAGGCTTGCCTCCTTCTTCATACTATGGCTCAACATTGTCGGCCAAAGTTTTT ATATCGAATCAAGATTCTTCCCATGGGAAGCTATCCCTGTATTATGGATAACCACAATAACACATACGAACT GTTTGGCCCTGTGAATGTGTTCTGGAGCACTCGTTATGACAAAGCAATGACTTTATTCTTGACATGCCTCAAAGACTTTGCTGAATTTGCAAATCAGAAGGATCTGGAAAAGAATATACCACCAGAAAAATGTTTTAGATTGCCTTACAG GATTGAGAACGACAAGGTGGAAAGTTACACGATCACCCAAAGTTTCAACAAGCATGAGAATTGGACGAAAGCTCTCAAGTACACTTTATGCAACCTAAAATGGGTCCAGTATTGGTTCATTGGCAACTCCGGCTTTCAGCCTTCCCTTTCAGCAGTTTCTTCTTCGCAAAGTGTTCCAGCCGCTCGATCTTCACACCCCAAACAGTCTGGCAATCGGAAGAGCTGA